acactctaccactacacactactctaccactacacactactctacacactactctatcactacacactactctatcactacactctaccactacacactactctaccactacacactactctaccactacacactactctaccactacacactactctatcactacactctaccactacactacactctaccactacacactactctatcactacactctaccactacacactactctaccactacacactactctacacactactctaccactacacactactctatcactacactctactctatcactacactctaccactacacactactctatcactacactctaccactacacactactctaccactacacactactctacacactactctatcactacacactactctatcactacactctaccactacacactactctaccactacacactactctaccactacacactactctaccactacacactactctatcactacactctaccactacacactactctaccactacacactactctacacactactctaccactacacactactctatcactacactctaccactacacactactctaccactacacactactctaccactacactactctaccactacactactctatcactacactctaccactacacactactctaccactacactactctaccactacacactactctaccactacacactactctaccactacactactctaccactactctaccactacacactactctatcactacacactactctatcactacacactactctaccactacacactactctaccactacacactactctacacactactctaccactacacactactctatcactacactctaccactacacactactctaccactacacactactctaccactacacactactctaccactacacactactctatcactacactctaccactacacactactctaccactacacactactctaccactacacactactctaccactacacactactctatcactacactctaccactacactactctaccactacactactctaccactacactactctaccactacactactctaccactacactactctaccactactctaccactacactactctaccactacactaccactacactactctaccactacactactctaccactacactactctaccactacactactctaccactacactactctaccactactctaccactacactactctaccactacactacactactctaccactacactactctaccactacactaccactacactactctaccactacactactctaccactacactaccactacactactctaccactacactactctaccactacactactctaccactacactactctaccactacactactctaccactacactactctaccactactctaccactacactactctaccactacactactctaccactacactctaccactacacactactctaccactacactactctaccactacacactactctatcactacactctaccactacacactactctaccactacatactactctaccactactctaccactactctaccactacacactactctaatACTAGTTGTAGTGATAGAATACTCTAACACTGGGCTGAGAGAGAGTCAGGGCTCCCAGAGTCAGGGCTCCCAGAGTCAGACACACTGAAGGGAGTGTCAACAATGTAAAGGCAAATGAGAGGAGGACAAAGTTTGGAAGTGGGCAGAGAGAGGCCCACAGAAAGAAGAGGGCATCTAGAAGCTACAATCCCTAAACCCAGGACCCAGACACCAAGGTTAATTCATAGGGTGGCTACattgatgaatctcaaatataaaatagatttagatttgtttaacacttttttttggttgctacaggattccatatgtgttatttcatagttttgatgtcttcactattattttacaatgtagaaaatagtcaaaataaagaaaaaccctggaatgagtaggtgtgtccaaactttgactggtactgtatctatgTATGTGGTTGGGTTGGTGTGAACGATAATCATACTCACGTGTCGAGGGGTTTGGCGTTAATAGCAATGACAGGCCGTCGCTGGTTAACTGGCTGTTTAGACAGATCCTCTAGAGTCAACACCCTCTGGCCAGAACGagcctgacagacagagagacagagagcgagaaagacagaaagaaaaagacagacagacagagagagaatctgaagtcaaatgtctacggtttgctgatgatctggtgcttctgtcaccaaccaaggggggcctacagcagcacctagatcttctgaaCAGAtgctgccagacctgggccctgacagtaaatctcagtaagacaaaaataatggtgctccaaaaaaggtccagtcaccaggaccacaaatatcaattccatctagacaccgttgccataAAGCAcacaaactatacatacctcggtcTAAACATCAATGcaacaggtaacttccacaaagctgtgaacaatctgagagacaaggcaagaagggccttctatgccatcaaaaggaacataaaattcgacataacatttaggatctggctaaaaatacttcaattagttatagaacccattgccctttatggttgtgaggtctggggtccgctcaccaatgAAGAATGCATGcaaagcagaattaggccgatacccgctatacattaaattctacaaccacatTGTCACATTGGGAAgattacaaacaaaaaaacagagcaaactagaatgctatttgtccctaaacagagagaacaccatggcagaatacctgaccactgtgactgacccaaacttaaagaaagctttgactatgtacagactcagtgagcatagtctTGCTGTTGAgaaagcctgtcttctcttgagagcctaCGGCGGCCTATGTGcgcactgcccacaaaatgaggtggaaactgagctgcacttcctaacctcctgccaaatgtatcaCTGTGTTTACTTGATAGCTACCTACACAAATAGCTAGATAGAATAAAGTGTTAATAAGATAAAAATGCATTAAAAGCAATACAAATAAAGTTGTCCATATTAGAGAcagatatttccctcagattacagacccacaaagaatttaaaaacaaatccaattttgataaaatcccatatttattgggtgaaatactagtgtgccatcacagtagcaagatttgtgacctgttgccacaagaaaagggcaaccagtgaagaacaaacaccattgtaaatacaacccatatttatgcttatttattttcccttttgtactttaaccatttgcacaccATTATTACACTGTATGtagacatatgacatttgaaaatatctttattcttttggaactgtgagtgtaatgtttactgttaatttgtattgtttatttcacttttgagagagagaaagatgtaaGTGCTGAGAAGGATGTAACACACAACTCTACCTGTCCGGGGTCGTAGAAGCCGTCCACAGTGATGTCTGTGGGGGCCAGTGTGTTGGTCAGGCTGTATTTGAGAGACAGGTTGGAGTCCAGCAGTCTCTGTAGAGCAATCTCACTGAACTTATTCCTACGGTTAGCTGAGCTGTTGATCTCCTGCAACAAGTCTAGGGCCCTGATACACAACacatacaaataaacacacaccttCAGAGCTGACACTAAATTGAACAGAGAAATACTGCCACCTGCTGGCTCCTTAGTAAATCTCTCCCGTGGATCACCACTAAAACACTACCACCTCCCTAGAGATTAGAATCACAACAGCATTTAATTATGCAATCTGTGgtattcacatacacacactcaccccAGCTTGCACATCTCCACGGCAGTGGGCTCATCGTTGGCACACACGGTGATGGCCCAGCATGCATTGCGGCGTACCTCCTTGTGATTGGACCGTAGCAGCTGGACCAATGGAACTAGGCCTCCCGCATTCCTCAGCTAAACAACAGgaagagatggaatgagaggaaGGAGTTGGAGTTTGCACTTttggactattccattggttccattgtaccAGGCGAACTATGTGCAGCTTAAGAATTAGACAAATATTTGATCCAGGTTTGAAACACCTGCACTACGGACAAAGACACACTCACGTCTGCCCGTCCCTCAGCATCGCAGGCGAGAGCGGCGAGGGCCTGCGTGGCTcggaccagggtgtgtgtgtccGCAGACTGCAGCGGCTCCAGGAGGGCAGCCATGGCCCCGTGGGACAGGATGCTGCAGCGGAGGACTTCCTGTTCAGCCATATTGGTGAGGACAGCCGCAGCGTGAGCCACCGCACCGGGAATAACGTCATGGAGCTGCTGAACCAAGCCCTCATCTCCCTCAGCCTCATagacagcactgacacacacagacactcacgcatgaatgcacgcatgcacacacacacacaaagtgagaCCTCATCACATCTGCCTTATACATAACACTGAGGGagtgacagaggtagagaggtagagtgaggtggagagagagaggtagacagagagaaaagtagagagagagagaggtagagagagcgaaaggtagagagagaaaggtagagagagagaggtagagagagaaggctatatagtatattttttttatttttttatatatatatatatatatatctttttttttttttttgggggggtggatcagcttaatattgcggaaagaatgttgcttccaatgtaattgtctgcatcatttccaatccccaggctatatagtatattaggTGTGTGTGAAACCCACTATGAGTTGAGCTGGTTGCTGCTTGTAAGGCTAGACAGGGCCTGGGCTGCTGCCTCTCTCACCTCGCCCCCCTCACTACCAAGCAGCTGCACCACCGCACGGATACCGTCTGGAACACAAGgaaagtttagggttagggccacgggtgtgtgtcggtgtgtgtttgcacacgcctgtgtgtgtgtgtctcacccagGTCTCTGAAAGCGTCTTTGCTGGCCAGGTGTAGACTCATGGCAGCGACAGCCTGACAGGTAGCAGTCCTCAAACTATCACCCTCTAGAGACAGCAGCTCCACCAGAGACCGCTCGATGTCCTGCTCATGGAGCAGCTTGCGGTTCTCTgctgagggacagagagacataaagagagaggaggggggagagcgacagagacagagacacagagagatagagagaggtagatagagtcaatatatagatagagatggaaggagatggcCCAAACTCATTTACAGGCATACTTTGgggttcttatccttgctggtattttcagatccaatggggaatccactgaatccctgtgggatgcagaaactggcagagaacttttccgtgcaacaatgtctcttgaaaacttccacattatttccaggattatccgcttcgataaccgagacaccagaccagctcggcggcagagagacaagctagctgcaatcaggtcagtgtgagACAAGTGGATGGACCtccttcccctgttttacaaccctgggcccaacgttactgttgatgagcagcttatgccatttaggggccgctgccccttcaggcagtacatactgtctaaaccagcaaaatatggaatcaagatcttggctgcctgtgatgctgcttcatcatatgtgtggaacttgcaagtggagcccctgagaagaaccaagggatgcgGGTTGTCCTGGAAGTGACACAGTGACTCTGTGGCCACATGCAATAACTTTTTTTACTTcgcacaagctgggacaggagctcctcaagaggaagctgacgatggtaggaacagtacgaaaaaacaagccagagctccTACCTCAGCTCTTGAATACATGGAACAGGCCTATCAATCTCTCTAAGTTTGTGTTCAAGGCCGACACATCCCTAGTGTCCTACGTGCCAAAGAAAGGCAGaaatgtggtactcatgagtacgctgcatagggatgggagaatctgtggCCGGGGAacatcaaaaaacagaaatcataatggattacaatgccacaaagggaggggtggacaatttagacaagctagtgactggctacagctgcaaaagaagaactctacgctggccacttgtgatattcttcaacatgttggacatctcggcgtacaacacgtttgtcatctggatggcgctgaacccagattggaacagagggaagctccagaggagacggCTCTTTCTCGAGGAGCTGGGAAAGGCATTGttaagacctcaaatccagaggaggcaacatatcccaaggaccccggcttctgcagccatcgtgaggaggattcaggaggaggatgctggtgccccatccgcccgacccacagaaccaacaactccaataccggaagtaagtgtgagtgatgtagttgcatgtgtgtgtatctgactCTCCTatcttggcctgctgtaactatatatgtgagtgagatgttagtacAATTCCTGAACTAAGagttttcatcattctagattgcagccaGTAGCAACAAGAAGTGCTGCaatgtgtgtggacccaagaacGACAGAAggacacagtacacatgcatcaagtgcaagaaatacattttccacacacacacagtaaatctctgtccctcatgtggtgtgtagaccggccttaatttgtgttcaatggggctcatttatcatttccataaaatacttTGTAAAATttgtccttccaatttgttcagttcaaacaatacatttacatttaagtcatttagcagacgctcttatccagagcgacttacaagtacatacattcatactttttttgtactggcccctcgtgggaatcgaacccacaaccctggcgttgcaagcgccatgctctaccaataaacatcaatagtgatgaaaaccttgtttcatttatatttgttcaagataaacatgatttatttcACCATGTCTTGATTATAATAGATTTTTGTTCACAAAAATGAGAAGAgcgcttttattgataaatgtgatctagcagaggtaaatggcaaatatgaaccatgtatgctgtctaaattgatttcaattgatataagtcaacatctaagtattaagtatttttacgtcaattgttatggctgtattgttttaaaaacctaaaaatgttgtgggtccatcagacccgTGAACATTGGGGTGAATAACaaacatgaacaccacacaagggttaaacattcacacacacacacacacacacacacacacacacacaaacaaacacacttaGCCCTTACAGCTCTGAGCCACCCTGTAGATGGCCTTGACAGCGTTTGTCTGTATGTCCAGCAGGGTGGGAGTGGTGATGAACTGTAGTAACCTCTGGAGACCTCCAGTCTCATGGATCAGCTGGAGACTGTCTCTGTCCTCCAGACAGTTAGACAACACCTGTAGGGCTTCTACATGCAGATCACTGAACTCCTACAGGACACAAACACAAGGCAGGAGTCAAATTCCTTCACACTTGAGATACGCTTCATTTTGTTTACCTGGTAGAATGATTTCAATAGAGTGGTCCCAAAAGTGCGAGCTTGCAAGCTTGATCAAGAGCACCTCAAATACTTTACAGGTACTTCCACGTATCTGATAAATATATTTGACCCAGGTAGCTCTGGGCCACACAGACCTTGTTGCAGAGGAACTCCAGCAGCCTGTCAAAGCCCTGCTCCTCCCTGAAGGTGGCTCGTGTGTCGGTATCCGTGGTTACGATCACCAGCGTCCTCAGGGATAATTGCTGGATGACCGGGAACTCAGATCTCAACAGCTCCAGGAGCGGGGGGACGCCATTTAGCTCACGCACTGCCACACGGCTGGGGAGATCCTACACACATAACATggggctttagctcagcaggcttaCACAGTCTTGTGGCGAGCAGGGAACTAGGGTTCAAGCCccttcagtcacacacacacacacctgcaccagGTTGCAGATAGTCTCCACGGAGTTCTTCTTGACATCAGGGTCAGGGCTGGACAGAAGCTGTATAAGCGGCTCTAGTCCCTCCTGGTCCGAGATCTGGACCTTACAGCTGAAGTCCACCGACAGGGAGGCCAGACACAGTGTGGCAAACTCATGGACCACAACATCCTCTGTCACAGgaatacacacataaacacaaacacaggtacaaacagatatagacagacaggcagatacaAAGAAATGTCACAATGATTTAATATATGATTGATACTTGAGAACATTCAGCCAGAGCATACCTTCAGGTGACAGCTTTCCGATGATAGAAGGAATGGCATTCAGTTTCTTCAGAAGTCTTTTTACATCGCCTTTCAAAGAGAACAGAAACAGAAGTTACCCAAAGTTTATGGCCACAATCTTGTCTTCAGTCACATGTGAACAGACTCCAGACCGACCCTAAACAACTGATTTTGCATTGTGTGTTGTGTTACTACTCCTAAATCAGTAGTTACCGTCCTACAGCAGTAGTTAGGGGAGGGGTCCTTACTGTTGGCAGCCATGACTCCCAGGGCCATGAAAGCGTTGCGGCGGACTAGCTTGTCTTCGTGGGAGATGAGGTGAGACAGAGGCTCCACCGCCCCTAGCCCCAGCAGAGAACTCCTGTTCTCATCACCTGTCAccagggggagacagggagagacagggagagagagagagagagagacataaagagagagagcaagatatgGCTTTATGCTCAGTAGATAAGCTGCTTCCAAGCTTTGGTCCAGGTTCAAATTAACATATCACCTTCATTACATTGCTTTCCACAGTCCAGTTATTTCCGATAATGTGATTACTTTCAGAAGAAATGATACCATAAGGCTATGATATTGGTTCTCTCACCAACATGAACATCAATGGTAAAAAATACCTTTCTCTGCAAATTTGTGGATGGCTTCGCAAGCTTTAACCAAAACCTCCTCTTCGGGGGAATTGAGCATGAGGACAACAGTGGCTGCTTTCTTACTTTCAATCGGTAGGGGGTCaaactagagaaagagagagaggcagagagcgttTGACTTCTCATTAAATTGACCTCATCACAACAGCAATATTATCTTCATCTTCTTACCACATCCTTAGAAGGAGGCTCACTCTCTTTCTTCACTTTCTTCCCCATCCTGAAACAATAAAGCCACACCTTTTTTTTGCCAACTTATTTACCCATTATTACATGCTGTCAATGTTTACGTGGGTGTCAACTTGGCAAGCACTGGCTTACACAGAACAGGTAACGTTGCAAGAGAGCGTGCTAATTACACTGGACGTCCAAACGAGGTGGCTTTAGGTAATTTATGATGACCTTCCTTATAACCATTTGAATAAATTACCTGTTGTTGAAGTCTGCAGACGGCCAGTTCCTAGCTAACCTACAGGTTTtcagctagcttgttagctaactACCGTTATCAATGTTTGTTTGGAAACTGAAGTTGACATTTCGTTGCTAGGCGACAGATGCCACGAGGTTTTAGTGGTCGAAACCGGAAGACAGAAGTCGAAAGATttacccagtggtggaaaaagtacccaattgtcatacttgagtaaaagtaaagataccttaatagaaaatgactcaagttaaagtgaaagtcaaccagtaaaatactacttgagaaaaagtctgaaagtattttattttaaatatacttaactatcaaaagtaaatgtaatctcaaaaatatacttcagtatcaaaagtaaatgtaaaagtaaatGTAAGCAAACCAGAccgcaccattttcttgtttttttatttacagatagcaaGGGGAACACTCAAACACTTAGACATcctttacaaacgaagcatttgtgtttagtgagtccaccagatcagaggtagtaaatgaccagggatgttttcttgataagtgcgtgaattgtactcttttcttgtcctgctaagcagtcgaaatgtaacgagtacttttgggtaccAGGGCAAATGTATGCAGtaaaaataatattatttttgTTAGGATGggaaaagttgtaaaaaaatatatatataaagagtAAAGTGAAGTAGAGATACCCCAAAAATGACTTACTTctaagtatttttacttagtttccACCACTGGATTTACCTGAAATGATGGAAAGCCTTTGCTGGTTTAGATTGGGCCACGCTCTTCAACATGATGTGCATAACAAAGATTGAACCATCAACAAAAACAAACAGTGGAGTGCATCCCATGACATTTCACATGTATGTAGCAGTTGAAGTGGTGCTCAGGGAATGACTGCCTCATGCAACATAAACAATGAAGTAGGTCGGTCCTTCATTTGGTTGATGATGACAGCACAAAATGAAGGTCTATTTCCTCATTTAATTCTGGAAATCACAGACTGTGGTTTTCTATCAACTGGTTGTTCTAGTCACTTTCCAGCATCCTCAGCAATAGCTTTGTATGCCTTGACAACAGAAGGACCCACTTACATTTCACACAGTAGTTGAAGAAATTAGATTTTAGAAAAAGTTTGCATTAAAAGAACAACCTGAACATTTTACTAACTGTTTGGTTAGGGCTTATTGGTTTACCTTATTTATATAGGGCAATATGTATGTGTGTAATTGTGCTGTtatgtgtgtactgtactgtctgCTTATCTGAATGTCACCCACACccactattctattctattaagCATTGTTGTGGCTGTGCCTTTAAGAGGTGGCCTGCCTGTCTCCCACAGCAGCAGAGGCTACTGGCAAGAGGAGGGTGAGTCATAAACCAAATTAGCCCCATATCAGcggacagaacagacagaacggacagacagacagaatggaCAGAGCAGGCAAGGCAGACagaacggacagacagacagaatggaCAGAGGAGACAAGGCAGACAGAatggacagagcagacagaatgGACGGAACAGACAGAATGGGATGAACACACAGAGCCGACAGAGCAAACAGAATggacagaacagagagaacagagagaacagacagagcagacagaacagacagagcagacagaatgGATAGAGCAGACAGAATGGATAGAGCAGACAGAATggacagaacagagagaacagacagagcagacagaacagacagagcagacagaatgGATAGAGCAGACAGAATGGATAGAGCAGACAGAATggacagaacagagagaacagacagagcagacagaaca
The window above is part of the Salvelinus namaycush isolate Seneca chromosome 7, SaNama_1.0, whole genome shotgun sequence genome. Proteins encoded here:
- the armc3 gene encoding armadillo repeat-containing protein 3, translated to MGKKVKKESEPPSKDVFDPLPIESKKAATVVLMLNSPEEEVLVKACEAIHKFAEKGDENRSSLLGLGAVEPLSHLISHEDKLVRRNAFMALGVMAANSDVKRLLKKLNAIPSIIGKLSPEEDVVVHEFATLCLASLSVDFSCKVQISDQEGLEPLIQLLSSPDPDVKKNSVETICNLVQDLPSRVAVRELNGVPPLLELLRSEFPVIQQLSLRTLVIVTTDTDTRATFREEQGFDRLLEFLCNKEFSDLHVEALQVLSNCLEDRDSLQLIHETGGLQRLLQFITTPTLLDIQTNAVKAIYRVAQSSENRKLLHEQDIERSLVELLSLEGDSLRTATCQAVAAMSLHLASKDAFRDLDGIRAVVQLLGSEGGEVREAAAQALSSLTSSNQLNSYAVYEAEGDEGLVQQLHDVIPGAVAHAAAVLTNMAEQEVLRCSILSHGAMAALLEPLQSADTHTLVRATQALAALACDAEGRADLRNAGGLVPLVQLLRSNHKEVRRNACWAITVCANDEPTAVEMCKLGALDLLQEINSSANRRNKFSEIALQRLLDSNLSLKYSLTNTLAPTDITVDGFYDPGQARSGQRVLTLEDLSKQPVNQRRPVIAINAKPLDTVSVDQSEERQQDSPTETRTASVLSSKGSTRTPSKGKSKGRKEDEKLRDEDESKPQQEVATVTEKPWMLPYDAAFHALVTEATKTILPLHAESEQYSALARLVSEVMGGAVEVDRQHDFLWELHLSELRYELQSNIIPIGQIRKGTYYHRALLYKVLADRIGVSCSLVRGEYNRVWNEVLLSVGTPYYPGCQPQPRAHLVDLIHQPGRLLRANTPQAKQYQTI